From one Dama dama isolate Ldn47 chromosome 4, ASM3311817v1, whole genome shotgun sequence genomic stretch:
- the MLKL gene encoding mixed lineage kinase domain-like protein isoform X1: MDQLKQIISLGQLIYNQCGEMKYCRKQCRRLGDRVQGLLQPLQMLQDQGERNLPSQITTALSRFQAALEEAKEQIDKFSNKSNMQKFLTAGHDSIVFGGVNQRLSDVWEELSLLLQVDQWRHASSLNPGASWQQEDQQDAEEDRKALQGLSEKETVKTLLRQLDNMKETIEAVRSWIRSDSQKPKKGFPQDQIKEIKKEELPEADWILLKENESSTLYEGKYHESPVAIKVFKNSQAQGIGIVRHTFNNEIRTMKKFDSPNILRMFGICIDEAAIGSFPSVTPPQLSIVMEYCELGTLRELLDREKDLTLAKRVILTLGAARGLYRLHHSETPSELHRNISSTSFLVTKDYSVKLAGFELSKTQTSISRQTGGKEAERVNSAAYISPQRLENVYSKYDIKAEIYSFGIVLWEIATGKSPFEGCNSKKIYQLVAESRHREPVGEDCPSQLQEIIDDCRAYEPSRRPSVKEILKRLSPFC, from the exons ATGGATCAGTTGAAGCAGATCATCTCCTTAGGCCAGCTTATCTACAACCAGTGTGGGGAGATGAAATACTGCCGGAAACAGTGCCGACGTCTAGGGGACCGAGTCCAGGGCCTGCTGCAGCCTCTGCAAATGCTCCAGGACCAAGGAGAGAGGAATCTGCCCTCCCAGATCACCACTGCGCTGAGCCGTTTCCAGGCTGCCCTAGAGGAAGCTAAGGAGCAGATAGACAAGTTCAGCAATAAGTCCAATATGCAGAAGTTTCTAACAGCAGGGCATGACAGCATAGTCTTTGGTGGGGTGAACCAGAGGCTGAGCGATGTCTGGGAGGAGCTCTCTCTGCTGCTCCAGGTGGATCAGTGGAGGCACGCTTCAAGCCTCAACCCAGGAGCGTCCTGGCAACAAGAAGATCAACAGGATGCAGAGGAGGACAGGAAAGCTCTCCAAGGACTGAGTG AGAAAGAAACTGTAAAAACTTTATTGAGGCAACTGGACAACATGAAGGAAACCATCGAAGCCGTGAGGAGCT GGATAAGGTCAGATTCACAGAAACCCAAGAAGGGGTTCCCACAAGATCAAATCAAGGAGATTAAGAAGGAGGAGCTTCCAGAAGCCGATTGGATCCTACTAAAGGAAAATGAATCCAGCACTCTTTATGAAGGAAAATACCACGAATCTCCAGTGGCCATAAAAGTATTCAAGAACTCCCAGGCCCAAGGCATTGG AATAGTGAGGCATACtttcaataatgaaatcagaacCATGAAGAAGTTTGATTCCCCCAACATCCTGCGCATGTTTGGGATTTGCATTGATGAAGCAG CGATCGGCTCTTTTCCATCAGTGACGCCCCCTCAGTTATCCATCGTCATGGAGTACTGTGAGCTTGGGACCCTGAGGGAGCTGCTGGATCGGGAAAAGGACCTCACCCTGGCCAAGCGCGTCATCCTGACCCTGGGGGCAGCCAGAGGCTTGTACAG GCTGCACCATTCGGAAACACCCTCAGAACTCCACAGGAACATCAGCAGCACGAGCTTCCTGGTGACTAAAGACTACAGCGTGAAG CTTGCAGGATTTGAGTTGAGCAAAACACAGACTTCCATCAGCCGACAAACTGGGGGAAAAGAAGCAGAGAGAGTCAATTCTGCTGCGTACATCTCTCCCCAGAGGTTGGAAAATGTGTATAGTAAATACGACATAAAAGCTGAAATATACAG CTTCGGAATTGTTCTCTGGGAGATCGCCACTGGGAAGAGCCCATTTGAAG GTTGTAATTCCAAAAAGATCTACCAGCTGGTGGCTGAGTCCCGGCACCGGGAGCCAGTGGGTGAAGATTGCCCTTCACAGTTGCAGGAGATCATTGATGATTGCCGTGCCTATGAACCCTCCAGGAGGCCCTCTGTTAAAG aaATCTTAAAGAGACTGTCTCCCTTTTGTTAA
- the MLKL gene encoding mixed lineage kinase domain-like protein isoform X2: MDQLKQIISLGQLIYNQCGEMKYCRKQCRRLGDRVQGLLQPLQMLQDQGERNLPSQITTALSRFQAALEEAKEQIDKFSNKSNMQKFLTAGHDSIVFGGVNQRLSDVWEELSLLLQVDQWRHASSLNPGASWQQEDQQDAEEDRKALQGLSEKETVKTLLRQLDNMKETIEAVRSWIRSDSQKPKKGFPQDQIKEIKKEELPEADWILLKENESSTLYEGKYHESPVAIKVFKNSQAQGIGIVRHTFNNEIRTMKKFDSPNILRMFGICIDEAVTPPQLSIVMEYCELGTLRELLDREKDLTLAKRVILTLGAARGLYRLHHSETPSELHRNISSTSFLVTKDYSVKLAGFELSKTQTSISRQTGGKEAERVNSAAYISPQRLENVYSKYDIKAEIYSFGIVLWEIATGKSPFEGCNSKKIYQLVAESRHREPVGEDCPSQLQEIIDDCRAYEPSRRPSVKEILKRLSPFC, translated from the exons ATGGATCAGTTGAAGCAGATCATCTCCTTAGGCCAGCTTATCTACAACCAGTGTGGGGAGATGAAATACTGCCGGAAACAGTGCCGACGTCTAGGGGACCGAGTCCAGGGCCTGCTGCAGCCTCTGCAAATGCTCCAGGACCAAGGAGAGAGGAATCTGCCCTCCCAGATCACCACTGCGCTGAGCCGTTTCCAGGCTGCCCTAGAGGAAGCTAAGGAGCAGATAGACAAGTTCAGCAATAAGTCCAATATGCAGAAGTTTCTAACAGCAGGGCATGACAGCATAGTCTTTGGTGGGGTGAACCAGAGGCTGAGCGATGTCTGGGAGGAGCTCTCTCTGCTGCTCCAGGTGGATCAGTGGAGGCACGCTTCAAGCCTCAACCCAGGAGCGTCCTGGCAACAAGAAGATCAACAGGATGCAGAGGAGGACAGGAAAGCTCTCCAAGGACTGAGTG AGAAAGAAACTGTAAAAACTTTATTGAGGCAACTGGACAACATGAAGGAAACCATCGAAGCCGTGAGGAGCT GGATAAGGTCAGATTCACAGAAACCCAAGAAGGGGTTCCCACAAGATCAAATCAAGGAGATTAAGAAGGAGGAGCTTCCAGAAGCCGATTGGATCCTACTAAAGGAAAATGAATCCAGCACTCTTTATGAAGGAAAATACCACGAATCTCCAGTGGCCATAAAAGTATTCAAGAACTCCCAGGCCCAAGGCATTGG AATAGTGAGGCATACtttcaataatgaaatcagaacCATGAAGAAGTTTGATTCCCCCAACATCCTGCGCATGTTTGGGATTTGCATTGATGAAGCAG TGACGCCCCCTCAGTTATCCATCGTCATGGAGTACTGTGAGCTTGGGACCCTGAGGGAGCTGCTGGATCGGGAAAAGGACCTCACCCTGGCCAAGCGCGTCATCCTGACCCTGGGGGCAGCCAGAGGCTTGTACAG GCTGCACCATTCGGAAACACCCTCAGAACTCCACAGGAACATCAGCAGCACGAGCTTCCTGGTGACTAAAGACTACAGCGTGAAG CTTGCAGGATTTGAGTTGAGCAAAACACAGACTTCCATCAGCCGACAAACTGGGGGAAAAGAAGCAGAGAGAGTCAATTCTGCTGCGTACATCTCTCCCCAGAGGTTGGAAAATGTGTATAGTAAATACGACATAAAAGCTGAAATATACAG CTTCGGAATTGTTCTCTGGGAGATCGCCACTGGGAAGAGCCCATTTGAAG GTTGTAATTCCAAAAAGATCTACCAGCTGGTGGCTGAGTCCCGGCACCGGGAGCCAGTGGGTGAAGATTGCCCTTCACAGTTGCAGGAGATCATTGATGATTGCCGTGCCTATGAACCCTCCAGGAGGCCCTCTGTTAAAG aaATCTTAAAGAGACTGTCTCCCTTTTGTTAA
- the MLKL gene encoding mixed lineage kinase domain-like protein isoform X3: MDQLKQIISLGQLIYNQCGEMKYCRKQCRRLGDRVQGLLQPLQMLQDQGERNLPSQITTALSRFQAALEEAKEQIDKFSNKSNMQKFLTAGHDSIVFGGVNQRLSDVWEELSLLLQVDQWRHASSLNPGASWQQEDQQDAEEDRKALQGLSEKETVKTLLRQLDNMKETIEAVRSWIRSDSQKPKKGFPQDQIKEIKKEELPEADWILLKENESSTLYEGKYHESPVAIKVFKNSQAQGIGLHHSETPSELHRNISSTSFLVTKDYSVKLAGFELSKTQTSISRQTGGKEAERVNSAAYISPQRLENVYSKYDIKAEIYSFGIVLWEIATGKSPFEGCNSKKIYQLVAESRHREPVGEDCPSQLQEIIDDCRAYEPSRRPSVKEILKRLSPFC; the protein is encoded by the exons ATGGATCAGTTGAAGCAGATCATCTCCTTAGGCCAGCTTATCTACAACCAGTGTGGGGAGATGAAATACTGCCGGAAACAGTGCCGACGTCTAGGGGACCGAGTCCAGGGCCTGCTGCAGCCTCTGCAAATGCTCCAGGACCAAGGAGAGAGGAATCTGCCCTCCCAGATCACCACTGCGCTGAGCCGTTTCCAGGCTGCCCTAGAGGAAGCTAAGGAGCAGATAGACAAGTTCAGCAATAAGTCCAATATGCAGAAGTTTCTAACAGCAGGGCATGACAGCATAGTCTTTGGTGGGGTGAACCAGAGGCTGAGCGATGTCTGGGAGGAGCTCTCTCTGCTGCTCCAGGTGGATCAGTGGAGGCACGCTTCAAGCCTCAACCCAGGAGCGTCCTGGCAACAAGAAGATCAACAGGATGCAGAGGAGGACAGGAAAGCTCTCCAAGGACTGAGTG AGAAAGAAACTGTAAAAACTTTATTGAGGCAACTGGACAACATGAAGGAAACCATCGAAGCCGTGAGGAGCT GGATAAGGTCAGATTCACAGAAACCCAAGAAGGGGTTCCCACAAGATCAAATCAAGGAGATTAAGAAGGAGGAGCTTCCAGAAGCCGATTGGATCCTACTAAAGGAAAATGAATCCAGCACTCTTTATGAAGGAAAATACCACGAATCTCCAGTGGCCATAAAAGTATTCAAGAACTCCCAGGCCCAAGGCATTGG GCTGCACCATTCGGAAACACCCTCAGAACTCCACAGGAACATCAGCAGCACGAGCTTCCTGGTGACTAAAGACTACAGCGTGAAG CTTGCAGGATTTGAGTTGAGCAAAACACAGACTTCCATCAGCCGACAAACTGGGGGAAAAGAAGCAGAGAGAGTCAATTCTGCTGCGTACATCTCTCCCCAGAGGTTGGAAAATGTGTATAGTAAATACGACATAAAAGCTGAAATATACAG CTTCGGAATTGTTCTCTGGGAGATCGCCACTGGGAAGAGCCCATTTGAAG GTTGTAATTCCAAAAAGATCTACCAGCTGGTGGCTGAGTCCCGGCACCGGGAGCCAGTGGGTGAAGATTGCCCTTCACAGTTGCAGGAGATCATTGATGATTGCCGTGCCTATGAACCCTCCAGGAGGCCCTCTGTTAAAG aaATCTTAAAGAGACTGTCTCCCTTTTGTTAA